One genomic segment of Streptomyces sp. TLI_146 includes these proteins:
- a CDS encoding glycosyltransferase family 87 protein, which yields MTTQQLRIPAPSAAPDPGAAGRRTRYAAVAATWLATRAVMLYLLVDDSIGVGGVTGEVYVLYRQWYEQLTAGHFPYGDPTWQYPPGAGAVILAPSLLPFLTFFQAFVALTLAADALIAFALVRAGARAGGSPAGAWTWVGGLPLLLHLPYGRYDVLVTAPAVAALLCVRRRPRLGGALAGLGALVKVWPALTLLGTPRGRTTRASWTAALGAAAALLAVLALGFSHTLDFLRQQGNRGVQIESLGGTALQLAHLFAHWPGRVVYRYGAMEFTGPYVSSVARLALALTAVAFCWLLLWRVRACRWTAATPADAALCAVLLFTVTSRVISPQYLVWLLGLAAVCLTSRQTSQRPVALLTLPAAALSALAFPTLYDQVMAGTAVGTSLMVLRNTLLLGAALLSCRRLWTATVARPVVSGPR from the coding sequence CCGGGCGCCGCAGGCCGCCGCACCCGGTACGCCGCCGTCGCCGCCACCTGGCTCGCCACGCGCGCGGTGATGCTCTACCTCCTCGTCGACGACTCGATCGGCGTCGGCGGGGTGACCGGCGAGGTGTATGTCCTGTACCGCCAGTGGTACGAACAGCTGACAGCCGGTCACTTCCCATACGGCGACCCCACCTGGCAGTACCCGCCGGGCGCGGGCGCGGTGATCCTCGCCCCCTCGCTGCTGCCGTTCCTGACCTTCTTCCAGGCATTCGTCGCGCTGACCCTGGCCGCCGACGCGCTGATCGCCTTCGCGCTGGTACGGGCCGGGGCCCGGGCGGGCGGCAGCCCGGCGGGGGCGTGGACCTGGGTGGGCGGCCTGCCGCTGCTGCTGCACCTCCCGTACGGCCGCTACGACGTCCTGGTCACCGCCCCGGCCGTGGCCGCCCTGCTCTGCGTACGGCGCAGACCGCGGCTCGGCGGGGCGCTCGCGGGCCTCGGCGCCCTCGTCAAGGTCTGGCCCGCCCTGACCCTGCTCGGCACCCCGCGCGGTCGCACCACGCGCGCGTCGTGGACGGCGGCGCTCGGCGCGGCCGCCGCCCTGCTCGCCGTCCTCGCCCTCGGCTTCAGCCACACCCTCGACTTCCTGCGCCAGCAGGGGAACCGGGGTGTCCAGATCGAGTCCCTCGGCGGCACCGCCCTCCAGCTCGCGCACCTCTTCGCGCACTGGCCCGGCCGGGTCGTCTACCGGTACGGGGCGATGGAGTTCACCGGCCCGTATGTGTCGAGCGTGGCACGGCTGGCGCTCGCCCTGACCGCCGTCGCGTTCTGCTGGCTGCTGCTGTGGCGGGTCAGGGCGTGCCGGTGGACGGCGGCCACCCCGGCGGACGCGGCGCTCTGCGCTGTCCTGCTGTTCACCGTGACCAGCCGGGTGATCAGCCCGCAGTACCTGGTCTGGCTGCTCGGCCTCGCCGCCGTGTGCCTGACCTCCCGCCAGACCAGCCAGCGGCCCGTCGCCCTCCTGACACTGCCCGCCGCGGCCCTCAGCGCCCTCGCCTTCCCGACCCTGTACGACCAGGTCATGGCCGGGACCGCGGTGGGCACCTCGCTGATGGTCCTGCGCAACACACTGCTGCTCGGCGCCGCGCTGCTCTCCTGCCGCCGCCTGTGGACGGCGACGGTCGCGCGGCCCGTTGTCAGTGGGCCGCGATAG
- a CDS encoding serine/threonine-protein kinase, whose protein sequence is MSDTRFAPLRADDPRQISGYVLEARIGEGGMGTAYLSRTRGNQPVALKLIRREYAENEEFRRRFAREVEAAQRVYGAHVAPVLDHSAQGPRPWLATRYIPGIPLDDALEAHGPLPPGAVLHLLACAARALDSVHHAGVIHRDVKPGNLLLAADGPWLLDFGIAKAAGAVRLTTTGRLVGTPKYMSPEHALGRELTPAADVFALGLLAGLAATGRHPYGRGSALAVAARIAGTDREPADLTPYPEPLREVLRSCLAARPEDRPAAAELAALCRRLSGRGPLDFAGWLPAPHLAAIATREAAARLRMALPDAPTVPAMPATAPLTVRDPDAAEFIRRVRGTRRSEAE, encoded by the coding sequence GTGTCCGACACGCGTTTCGCGCCGCTGCGCGCGGACGACCCGCGCCAGATCTCCGGCTATGTCCTCGAAGCCCGCATCGGCGAGGGCGGCATGGGCACGGCCTACCTCTCCCGCACCCGGGGCAACCAGCCGGTGGCACTGAAACTGATCCGCAGGGAGTACGCGGAGAACGAGGAGTTCCGCCGCCGCTTCGCGCGCGAGGTCGAGGCCGCCCAGCGGGTGTACGGGGCCCATGTCGCCCCCGTCCTGGACCACTCGGCGCAGGGCCCCCGTCCCTGGCTCGCCACCCGCTACATCCCGGGCATCCCGCTCGACGACGCCCTGGAGGCGCACGGACCGCTGCCGCCCGGGGCCGTGCTGCACCTGCTCGCCTGCGCGGCCCGCGCACTGGACTCCGTGCACCACGCCGGGGTGATCCACCGCGATGTGAAGCCCGGCAACCTGCTGCTCGCCGCCGACGGCCCCTGGCTGCTCGACTTCGGCATAGCCAAGGCCGCCGGGGCGGTCCGGCTCACCACCACCGGACGGCTGGTGGGCACCCCGAAGTACATGTCGCCCGAGCACGCCCTCGGACGTGAACTCACCCCGGCCGCCGACGTCTTCGCGCTCGGACTGCTCGCCGGTCTCGCCGCCACCGGGCGGCATCCGTACGGGAGGGGCAGCGCCCTGGCCGTCGCCGCGCGCATCGCCGGCACCGACCGCGAGCCGGCGGACCTCACGCCGTACCCCGAACCGCTGCGCGAGGTGCTGCGGAGCTGTCTGGCCGCCCGGCCCGAAGACCGGCCCGCGGCGGCCGAGCTGGCCGCGCTGTGCCGTCGGCTGTCCGGCCGGGGCCCGCTCGACTTCGCCGGCTGGCTGCCCGCGCCGCATCTGGCCGCGATCGCCACCAGGGAGGCGGCGGCCCGGCTGCGGATGGCGCTGCCGGACGCCCCGACGGTTCCGGCGATGCCCGCGACGGCGCCGCTGACGGTCCGTGATCCCGACGCGGCCGAGTTCATCCGGCGGGTGCGCGGGACCAGGCGTTCCGAAGCTGAGTAG